The sequence atataacaataataacaaaataaaaaagtaCCAACTATCATGGATTATTTTTCACCATTGAGCTCTGTGATTTCATCTAATTATATAAAGGTTTgtaatttagaaattttatttttttttgtttaactaATAGATACGTTTATTAATGTTGTAAACATACCAACaaagctcttttttttttcttcttctttttttttcacttgtGCAGGAGGAGTTCGAATCTATATGTCAAGAGACAGAGGTATGCATATAACATACAAATTTTCTGATAAAGGCAGAGAGTTTGTTTCTAAGATATGGCCAACGAGTTTGCTCCTAGAATCCATATTTGTAGTTGCCACACTTGTGGTAATTTGCCTGTAAATTTTAATGAAGCATGTGGGTGATGCCATGTCAATCTTGTCAATGTAGAGAAATGAGGTAAACTAAGGGAAAAGGGATGAACAATAAAGAAGTTACAATGGTATGCCCTAAGCTCCTACATGAAGACCTGTTGGCATATATTAAGTTGATCTACGTGCCAAAAGTGATCTCATCGAGCAGAAAAAGGCTCGATGAAGCATCATAACAAGTTGTTTTATCTTGCAAAGGGCCATTGGATAGCCTTAAGTAGCTGCTAGACCGTCCAACAATTCTATGACCTCCTACATTTGCAAGTGTTTAAGCCCATTTGATAGATCCAGCCATCTGTTGTATACAATAAATCTGATTTCTTTGTTAATAACACTTGCTTTGTGTAGCAACATTGTTTGTTACTATGTTGTGTACCTCTTTGCTCGTGTGGTATCCTTTTGTACTTCTCTAGCTCTTACATTTTCTAGATCAAATGAGTTTGGTCACGATGTGTGGTGGATTGATGTCACTTCCACTGGGTTGCCATGTTGTTTGTACATTATTTATACTTCTTTTTCTCCTATAGGATCttcttgttcttttttttctctttcattttctttagaaATGAGTTGGATAGGCTTCTGCCCAACCTTTCCCTTAAGGGGAAAGATACAACTCTATTAACTTTTGTTCTTCACCTTCtaaatatcattttaatagcatttgCCTTTGCAACCAGCTTGAAGAGACCTTGATGCACCTAAATGTCACTAATTTATTCTTCTAATTACATATTTTCTTACAATTATGAATTGATCTGGTAAGTGCGATTTCAAGTCAATGATGAAGTTTATCTTGTTACTTTTGATTTAATATGAAAACTTACAGAAGTTAAATTACTCATAACAGGTAGGTAAGACTCTTGATATAATAGAGCAACTTGTAGAAGAGCATAACCTTGATGTCCTTGCTGCTGATAAGTAAGTAACAAGGTCAGAAGATTTCATGATTTTCCTAATGAATGAACAATCTGCATACTGCATCAAGTTAAACGATTGGAGAGAATGGACTTCATCTGCTACATGGAGCTTCCACGATTTTTTTATGCACTGAACTCATTATAGGTTTATAGACTGTGTTGttgtttatgaaatattttgtttATACTTGATTGGTCTGTACTAGAGTCCCTATTTTTAGATGACTTTATGCTTGCCATGTCTATATCTTGAAATTTTTGCATATCTAGAACATTCAAATATATGATAAAGATGCAAATTCACATATATTGCTATCTTTTCTGCTCTGCTAGTTTTGTTGATAATGAATGTCTCTGAATCAGGACAGACATAGGAGGCATCACGGAGAAGATATTAAAAGCAAAGAAGGATGAAATCCAAGACTTGACGAGTCTGTTGCAGAAGGTAGATTAAATTAAAAAACTTGATCTTCCTTCGGGATTATTTCTAGTACATTTGATGAAGTTGGTATGTTTGATGGTATACAATTGAATcagtatatatattacatatgacTAAAATAAGTATTAACTCTCTGATATTTTTTCATAGTGAATAAATAGACATTTAGGAATGAGCGCACTATCTTAAGAATTTGAATTACACCATTCCTGACATTTGCACAGAAATACAAATTGAAGAAACATCAAAAATAGGAGAGATATGCTAGTATTTGTTGATGTTATGTAGATAGCCAGTGGTAGTGGAAGTAGCTGGTTCAAGAATGGCCAAGTATTAGCTCTTTTTTATCTTCAAATACAAAAGAATAATCAGGCATACTCATATAGGTTTACTTGATTGAACATTACTTGGACACATGATGTTTTTGTCTAGTGACAAACAGATTTTGAGAGAGAACCTCCAAAAGAAGCTACATGGATTCTTCCCAAGATCATGTTAGTGAATTTATCATTGTTTATGCCATAGTTCGCTGTGTCAATTGACTTCAGCATGTATCCACTCAATTCTCATTACTGTCAACCGACGTCACTCAGTCTCCAGCCTATTTCACAACTTCATTACCAGAAATCGGTTGAAATTAGTCATAGTTGATTAATCGTGACTGTTGTATGCTGGTACAATTCTAGTGGATTGTCaaccataaaataaataaaagaagatgAGGAATGGAAGGAGGCCAATGGCTGCCACAGGTGGCAACCAGAGGTTGAGGGCAGGAAAGTAGAGGATTGCAGAGGGAAAAACCAGGCATTTACTGTCACTGCCACATGTATTGCTTCTAGTTTTGCCTATTCCATAGATGTTTGATCAGGTGAAATACATCAGTTAGTAAAGCTGGTTGTGGAAGCCAATAAAGCAACAACATTATGGATTATTTTTGAATCATTGATTATTGAATAAATTACTTAAGCATGTGTCCATCATATTGTAATGCATCTGTGTAGACAATTTTAGAAGAATGCTGCTTTTATAACTACGAATTCTGCTGTATGTTATACTTTGAAACCTACCATGGGGAAACTATGGCTTGGGATCCTGAGCTGTAAAATGGTCTAGGCTGTAGTTTGCTTAGGTTCTTACTTGAGCTTGATTGGAGCTGTAGCAAGCCGTACGTGGCATGGCTGATTCTGATACTGAAGTGGACAACCTTATCCTGTGTGTGGTAGTGTCTCTGTATGCAAGGAAGGCTGCATGCTTCTGATCCTTTCAGATTCTGCAATGGAAGTAGGTTCATACACTATGCTTGCTCTTACTGCTTAAACCTATTGGCAGTTGTGTTCTGTTAGCTATTTCTTTTTTGCCTTAAAGCGAATACTGCTTCCTTTTAGCAGATCATGCTAATTCCCTTTTTCTAAATTTATATCGAGGTTTCTCAAGAATCATTCTTTGCTTAAATTGCACCCATTAGGCAGGTCTCTTCACTGCCATATGCTGTTTTTAGTTTTTGGTCAAGTGCTCAACATAGGTTTTGGGAAATGACTTTTGTTTGGTTGATGTTTGTTAGGTTCTTGAAATCTCTGGTTTTCTTGAGCTGTGCTTTATAGCTGACCAGTGTTGACGTGACAGGGCAGGGGTGATGATGATGAGTCTTTCTTACTACTTGCTGCTTTTCATTCAGGTTGATGATTACAACAATGTTATGAAGGCTCGCATTGAGTCGCTTAAGACTAGTCAGGATCTCTCCACTGCAGACATTGTGGAGCAGGTATGGATGGCAGCAAGTTTAATGCCTTCTTGTAATAACTTGTGTTGTGCTTCTCAGCATCTTGTTGCTATTTTGGTTTTCAATTTGCAGTTGAGAAGCTGGAATGGCTACTTTGAAAAGTACCATGGCAGCTTGAACGGGTGAAGCCAGTGTTTGGTGAAGAATGCCACATGTCAAAGCTTAAGCTATGAGAGAATCTTTCCAATTGTTCATCTCAGTTCCAGTGAAGGAAGATTGAGCTTAAGATTTGCTCCTTTGTTTCACTGTCACTGATCAAGAAACAAGATTTAACTAGCCTCTACGGAATCTTTGACTACATTTTCTATTGCAATTATAGATAAGGGCATCATCCTTACTGTTTGCAGTTGCATCTTTTTCATGAATGATTATGATGCTACATTGGACTGCTGCCTTGACAGATATTTGCTTCTACTTGTTTGCTCAATCAACTACTGTACATTTGATGAATAGGTGTTTGCTTAGATCAACCAAGATGTTTTCCTCGATCAACAGTTGTATTGTAAGTGTATTTCAGATAAGTGGAACTTGAACAAAGATCTGTCATGCATAACTGTGTAGGGGGTTTAAACTTTTCCTTTAAGCTTGAAATCCAAGACATGAACAAGGGAAGGAGGTGTGACATAAATCCATATCTGGTTGATTCAGGAAATGTTTATTACAATTGATGGAAACATGAAATAATagacaaaaataataattttaatattttagttagtgATGATGGACCACATTGATGGTGGCAGGTGACGATGTCGTTGGAGACGTCAGTAGTTGTtataaatgaagaaaataataatgaGAGATAAGGGTCATTTTACATTTGCATCGACATTGATATAATTATCGAGCGGTTCTTTCATCACTTTTGCATCTATATTGGAATCAACACAGTTGCTAAGTGACCTTTTCGCTAGTCTGCATTTACGTCGTCATCAACTCAATTGTCGAGCGACGAAAGGATAGTCGACATAGATACTAAGCAACTCTTTCATAATTGGACAATACAGATGCAGAGCGGTCCTCATCTCTCGTTGTTGTTATCCTCATCCACATAATCACTCGTAGCTCTCAACAACGTCATCGTCCACCACTATTAACGTCGTTCGTGACCACTAAATAgaacgttaaaattattattttacttattaattttatatttttattgataaaattggtAGCAtcagagtaaaaaaaaaaaaagagattctaatataattttttttaacctaAAGATTATGATGCTAAGAAGATATAACGATAATGGGGTAATATGTATCGGCCCTTGTTGTTAATATGTCACATCCCTGATATCTATTAATTTCACATCGCTCAATTTATATTCAATTAAACTAGTTATTCCTGTTTTAAATGAACTTGGATTCTTATTTATTTATACCAACATGGCTCGGATTCGATCAAACGACATAAATCTGATTTAGACAAATTagataaacatgatatccgaCAATATCAGCtatgatattattttattcaaaattgaTTCTGACTCAAATACctattttttaaatctaattttaatttttatttcatcagaGGATATCTAAACCCAGTTCAAACCGGAAAAAGATCACAGTTGTAAGTTGCAGTCGTTTCCCATTAAAAGAAAGGATAAAAAGGACACCTCAAAATAAGGGATGAATTAAGACAAGGTCAAGTCCGTTCGATCAACTACGATGTCGGCCCACGAATCCAGGCCGCCGTCTCTTAGATTCGGCCGTCTCCGTCCCTTATCCACCCGATCAACTCCCTGCCGTCCGATCGAGTGGTCGGTGATCGTACGGCGATGGCACGTTCCCTCCTGTCCCCGCGCCCGATCGCCATAAAATTGAACTCCCGCCTTGGCCTCTGCCATGCCTGTCTTGGCCGACCGGCTTACGAAAATTATCATTTTTCTCATTGGTTCGAAGACGAGAAGGTTTCACGGGACCCATCTATCGACCAATAATAATACGATTTGTTTTGGTCGGTGTCTGGTATAAGACACGAGAGCCGGCTCACTGGCCGGGGCCCCGGTTCTCCTCTTGGTCACTTTATCCCTCGAGAAACCCTAATTCCACATTTTATCCGCCGCTGTCTCCGATTCCCAGGGCTTTGGGGATCAATCGCCCATGGAGGGCGATGGCTCCCCACGCGGGTCTCCAGGAATGCTGGCGCCTCCACAGCCCGATCAGGATGCCGTCGAGAACGGACTCGCTTACTCGTCGCCAACGTCGCCCAGACCGTCGGAGCCGCCGCCGCCGTTGGACTCTTTGATGGGCGAAGGTTGTTTTTCTTCCCAGAACGTTGAGGCGAATAGCGTGCGGCAGTCACCGAGGATGATGAGATTCCCCGGCCCTGGCTCGGACTACCCCATTTTTGAGGCTTCATCTGCTAATCAAGATGCCGCCAAAAATGGCTGCATTGGTTCATCACCAATGAAGCTTGGATCGCCAAAGCCATCGGTATATTCTTTGAAGCGCAATTCTTGTTCGTTTGGACAAAAGGCCAAGAAGAATGACCTGTGGCGGTTACTGAGGGCCTTGATATCAACCAGGACCCTATCGGGTTCCACTCTGGTTAGTAATGATGGTTCCAATATTGTGGCTAAAAATGGTGGCTTGCGCCGCTCCGCAAGGATATCCAGAGCTGAAAATTCTAGCTCAAACTTTACAGCGAATAACGACGACTGCATGACCACTCATGAAAAGTTGTTGGAGAAAGGCAATTTAAGGCGCTCGCCGAGAATCAATATGGTTAGTAATGATGTTTCCACTCTGGTTAGTAATGATGGTTCCAAGGTTGTCGCTAAAAATGGTGGCTTGCGCCGCTCGGCGAGAATATCCAGAACTGAGAATTCTAGCTCAAACGTTATAGTGAGTGACGGTGATTGCATGACCGCTCCTCGTGTCAAGTTGTTGGAGAAAGGAAATTTAAGGTGCTCACCAAGAATCAATATGAGATCCTTCAGTGAGAGTGGGAAATCCAATGATTTGAATGGTGATACACATCCAAAGAAGCTTGAGAGCAGGAAATCACCTGGGATGAAAGATTCACGGTCTCCTAAGAAGCTGAAGCTCTCTTCAAATGAAGTATTAGTACATCCTATTAACCCGAATGTCACTTCTGAATCAAGTAAGCTGTGCAACAGTAATAATGCATGCTTCTTTGTTGGCGAGACTGTGCCGGAGGAGGTGGCAAGGCAGAGGTGGCCCCACCGCTTTGGTTGGAAGGTAATCATACTATGTAGTGGTATTTTTCCAAATAGGATCTCATGCTAGATTTTGCAATTTTGTGACTAAATGCAGCCTTTTAGAGTATCTTAAAGGATGCTGATGTTAATATTAATGTGTTGGTCACATTTGATGTTTTAAAGATGACTTATTTAAAGTGAGTGGAAACTGTAAAGTAGATTTTTTAAATTGGAAATTATGAGACAACTAGCGTAACCTCTCTCTATTATTTCTTATTATGGCACATTTGTCTGCTCTAGAGATGCGTCTTATATTGTCCAGGGCATGATGGTGTTTCCAAATGCTTCATTTAAAGACTTTCCAGGCAGTTTATCTTGGCGAAACTTTGTTGTCATGCATTTATGGAAAATTCTAATCCTTTACAGCAAAGATAAGAAAGGTGTCACTCTGCCTAGCTGCCTGGGGTAAAACTCTCAGTTTTTGGGGCTTTCCGACTAAGTTTTATCATCCTTAACTTTTCCTACCTTTTCAGGGTGTATAATATGTGACTGTGTTCTCTTGTACCCAGTGTCTTTATGCCTGTTCACTAGGCAAGGAGtgtcaaacttaaaaagaaggttACTTATGTATACTTGCTTTTGATTCAGGTGTACCTAGTTTATTCCAAGTATCTCAGCCTTCAAGTTCAGTTGTAGAACCTTAATGGAATAGTAAGTAGCACCTAATTTATGATTATGCAGCAGAATGAAAATCAAAGACTGATAAAGGAAATATGGCGGAAAGTGTCAAGCTGCTGACCTGGACAGAATAATACGTTTTAAAAAAGAACGAGTTCTGTTGGTTTACTTTTTGTTTACCATCGTTCAGGCCTGTGCTTCAGGATGCTGGTAATCCGTTGGAAATTTTGGGGATTGAAGGGTTCGCTTTTGTCTGGTTTGTATCAGATTTGGAGTGATGATCTGGTGCTCCATCTTCAGCCACTTTGCCTATGCTGTTAGACTCTCCATCTTTGGTGGTCAAGGCACTTTCATTGCTTGGATGGAACATTTGTCTGTGGAAATTGTTTCCCTCATCTTTGCTCATCTGTATCTGCACCTTATGGACTTGTTGCTAAGCCATGACCTCTAAATGTACTTGCTTTATAGGCTAAATAATTTCTACttttaatgtttcatatttcaaatattttttaaaatctataTGTTTTTGGCATTACAAtctattgtccctaaaatgatctATATTGGTTTCTCTAATTTATGGACTgctaatttatcttttgatgtctTTATTTTGTAGGATAAAGGGGGAAATAGAAAGAGCAGTACCTCCAAGTAAGCTACAGCTTCTAAACATACCACAGATACTTATGTGGAATGACTATTTAACCTTTATTTTCTTCAACATTTCTGATGTGTTGATGTTATATTTTGTGATATAGCATTGATGATGAAGATGAAATCATCCTAGATGTTAAATGCCACTACCAAAAAGCTAGCATATGCGGATGCCTATTCGACATTGGAGATTGCGCATATGTAAAGGTGAGCTATCCTTGTGTGATTGTCAAGACCTGTCATTTAGCTGGACCTGTTTTCCATTGTTTCTACATTGTTTTGTTCTTAAGAATTAAAGATAGAAAAATTTCATTTTTAGTTTTCGTTATGAGAAAAAAACATTTTGCATTCTGGGCCTCAAATCTTGGTCCGGTGCTGCTTTTGTTAATCTTTCATGCATCGGGCAGTATATGGACTCATATAACTCTATACCAACCAAAAAAAGAATGAGTAATACTGGCCAGTATCAGATCATATAGCCTGATATATGTCCTTTGTTGAACTTGTAAATATAGGTCAGTATGCATTGTACTGACTGGTATTTGTGACCTTGATGTTGTGTCTATTGCTCGACTTGTTGGATGATTGATAATTTCATTAATTATGGGCACTATGAAGGTCACCATACTTTTGAATAGCGATGGC comes from Musa acuminata AAA Group cultivar baxijiao chromosome BXJ3-3, Cavendish_Baxijiao_AAA, whole genome shotgun sequence and encodes:
- the LOC103978642 gene encoding uncharacterized protein LOC103978642 — protein: MDGRGDLPMSSRHSNLKKSFKLGIRSLLTAFSKEDVEKAFPTITNSERESLYLMFVQVIKSLHENIEEEFESICQETEVGKTLDIIEQLVEEHNLDVLAADKTDIGGITEKILKAKKDEIQDLTSLLQKVDDYNNVMKARIESLKTSQDLSTADIVEQLRSWNGYFEKYHGSLNG